A window of Lytechinus pictus isolate F3 Inbred chromosome 7, Lp3.0, whole genome shotgun sequence contains these coding sequences:
- the LOC129264263 gene encoding uncharacterized protein LOC129264263 isoform X1, whose translation MLCCSRRSHVNLTCMMRRTRKSCRDSSQDSPVTDNERDIIWGDSPPPRRICLSTTPGRRVTRASAAEQDLTDLIECMHPKENKESSTPPLLGLWMRNRQEPDSEKKKRRPARLARRTTGRKLSRIGLDKGVLDDLRMLTEWTGNLVAVGEHSEHPAEDSEAVTTEGATDPDGGGDAEAMECDNLEDLFADDDLTDNVDGSNMETRQAMKERRKSSNRSFSSDFWDSDDWGDEDSIIRIATQVEKEALTQRMQQKNGNIKSPFLDADMISPSQNGLTVNVQSKMCQNVNQSVLNNGNFQSKTTGHVQTTEKLNNGSSVTRGATGVSKPSLTTLSKAQVLVSTNNTYPPRESQKPSQKPTTMPYRKGQMHTSRSHTSTSYSKAVPTLTKPNTSTHHSAKSFSNVKPLGTKNNVHTNANVNISTGSIQKVPAKASFPPPVSRTAPQHAVGQTVTAVAQAGNRYTTCNKLPQAPARVPPMSDALSAAPVKGQTFNDSLDDLFAGDNSLPDDMLLALLDNDSDFEEYSKKAPSTVPVGSNNSTQKQFLGNSSGNSVAASCKPTMSKPQMHSMSTRAQYSSGASSKSKGTNSYTTNKCYAKGPTPKNLPQTSTNQAVGTTHSRLTRSTAQSPVTRQSTNHQTAIMEMKNVSVEPAVQGGRSLSQPVPPPVKEGGTTVQRCCSQQEIEQKRQAALAKRKKSKLRVSPIT comes from the exons tTAATCTGACATGCATGATGAGAAGAACTAGGAAATCTTGTCGTGATAGCTCTCAGGACTCTCCTGTGACTGACAATGAGCGAGACATCATCTGGGGGGATTCCCCTCCTCCCCGGCGGATCTGTCTGTCGACTACGCCAG GGCGCAGGGTAACAAGAGCTAGTGCTGCTGAACAAGATTTGACAGATCTCATTGAGTGCATGCATCCTAAG GAAAACAAAGAATCCAGCACCCCACCTCTACTTGGTTTGTGGATGAGGAATAGACAGGAACCGGACTCAGAGAAGAAGAAACGTCGGCCTGCGAG ACTGGCAAGAAGAACTACCGGAAGGAAGCTTTCCAGGATAGGCCTAGACAAAGGTGTCTTGGATGATCTGCGTATGTTGACAGAATGGACAGGCAATCTTGTGGCTGTTGGGGAACACTCTGAACATCCTGCAGAAGATAGTGAAGCTGTGACAACGGAAGGTGCAACTGATCCTGATGGTGGTGGGGATGCTGAAGCCATGGAGTGTGACAACCTAGAAGATCTCTTTGCTGATGATGATTTAACCGACAACGTGGACGGCAGTAACATGGAGACAAGACAAGCGATGAAGGAGAGAAGGAAGAGTTCAAATCGCTCTTTCTCCAGTGACTTCTGGGACAGTGATGACTGGGGTGATGAGGATTCCATCATCAGAATAGCCACTCAAGTGGAAAAGGAAGCATTGACTCAGCGGATGCAGCAGAAGAATGGTAACATCAAATCCCCATTCTTGGATGCTGATATGATATCCCCTTCTCAGAATGGATTAACAGTTAATGTCCAAAGCAAGATGTGCCAAAATGTTAATCAAAGTGTCCTTAATAATGGGAACTTTCAAAGCAAAACCACTGGTCATGTACAGACAACTGAGAAACTGAATAATGGAAGTTCTGTGACCAGAGGTGCAACAGGTGTGTCAAAACCTTCACTGacaactctatcaaaagcacaGGTCCTTGTCTCTACAAACAATACATACCCACCAAGGGAATCACAGAAGCCATCTCAGAAACCAACAACCATGCCTTACAGGAAAGGCCAGATGCATACTTCCAGATCTCATACATCAACCTCTTACTCGAAGGCAGTACCTACTCTAACTAAACCAAATACATCAACTCATCATAGTGCAAAGTCTTTCAGCAATGTGAAGCCATTGGGTACAAAGAACAATGTACACACTAATGCCAATGTGAATATATCAACTGGATCAATACAGAAGGTCCCTGCCAAAGCATCTTTTCCTCCCCCAGTCTCAAGGACCGCTCCTCAGCATGCTGTTGGGCAAACAGTAACTGCTGTGGCACAGGCTGGTAATCGCTACACCACTTGCAATAAGTTGCCACAAGCTCCTGCAAGAGTTCCTCCAATGAGTGATGCCCTAAGTGCAGCTCCGGTCAAAGGTCAAACTTTCAATGACAGTCTGGATGATTTGTTTGCTGGTGACAACAGCCTGCCTGATGACATGCTTCTAGCTCTTCTAGATAACGATTCTGACTTTGAAGAATACTCCAAGAAAGCCCCATCAACCGTTCCTGTCGGGTCCAACAACAGTACTCAAAAGCAATTTCTAGGAAATTCTAGTGGAAACAGTGTAGCTGCTTCATGTAAACCCACAATGAGCAAGCCACAGATGCATTCAATGAGCACTAGAGCTCAGTATTCTTCAGGAGCatcctcaaaatcaaaaggcaCGAATTCTTACACAACTAACAAGTGCTATGCCAAAGGTCCTACACCGAAGAATTTACCACAAACATCCACAAATCAAGCTGTAGGAACAACACACTCAAGGTTGACCAGATCAACCGCTCAAAGTCCTGTAACTAGACAGTCCACTAATCACCAGACTGCAATAATGGAAATGAAGAATGTCAGTGTGGAACCTGCTGTACAGGGCGGAAGGAGTCTTTCTCAACCAGTCCCACCACCTGTGAAGGAAG GTGGCACAACAGTCCAAAGGTGCTGCAGTCAACAGGAGATAGAGCAGAAGAGACAGGCAGCTCTGGCCAAGCGCAAGAAAAGCAAGCTTCGGGTTAGTCCCATTACCTAA
- the LOC129264263 gene encoding uncharacterized protein LOC129264263 isoform X2, whose protein sequence is MMRRTRKSCRDSSQDSPVTDNERDIIWGDSPPPRRICLSTTPGRRVTRASAAEQDLTDLIECMHPKENKESSTPPLLGLWMRNRQEPDSEKKKRRPARLARRTTGRKLSRIGLDKGVLDDLRMLTEWTGNLVAVGEHSEHPAEDSEAVTTEGATDPDGGGDAEAMECDNLEDLFADDDLTDNVDGSNMETRQAMKERRKSSNRSFSSDFWDSDDWGDEDSIIRIATQVEKEALTQRMQQKNGNIKSPFLDADMISPSQNGLTVNVQSKMCQNVNQSVLNNGNFQSKTTGHVQTTEKLNNGSSVTRGATGVSKPSLTTLSKAQVLVSTNNTYPPRESQKPSQKPTTMPYRKGQMHTSRSHTSTSYSKAVPTLTKPNTSTHHSAKSFSNVKPLGTKNNVHTNANVNISTGSIQKVPAKASFPPPVSRTAPQHAVGQTVTAVAQAGNRYTTCNKLPQAPARVPPMSDALSAAPVKGQTFNDSLDDLFAGDNSLPDDMLLALLDNDSDFEEYSKKAPSTVPVGSNNSTQKQFLGNSSGNSVAASCKPTMSKPQMHSMSTRAQYSSGASSKSKGTNSYTTNKCYAKGPTPKNLPQTSTNQAVGTTHSRLTRSTAQSPVTRQSTNHQTAIMEMKNVSVEPAVQGGRSLSQPVPPPVKEGGTTVQRCCSQQEIEQKRQAALAKRKKSKLRVSPIT, encoded by the exons ATGATGAGAAGAACTAGGAAATCTTGTCGTGATAGCTCTCAGGACTCTCCTGTGACTGACAATGAGCGAGACATCATCTGGGGGGATTCCCCTCCTCCCCGGCGGATCTGTCTGTCGACTACGCCAG GGCGCAGGGTAACAAGAGCTAGTGCTGCTGAACAAGATTTGACAGATCTCATTGAGTGCATGCATCCTAAG GAAAACAAAGAATCCAGCACCCCACCTCTACTTGGTTTGTGGATGAGGAATAGACAGGAACCGGACTCAGAGAAGAAGAAACGTCGGCCTGCGAG ACTGGCAAGAAGAACTACCGGAAGGAAGCTTTCCAGGATAGGCCTAGACAAAGGTGTCTTGGATGATCTGCGTATGTTGACAGAATGGACAGGCAATCTTGTGGCTGTTGGGGAACACTCTGAACATCCTGCAGAAGATAGTGAAGCTGTGACAACGGAAGGTGCAACTGATCCTGATGGTGGTGGGGATGCTGAAGCCATGGAGTGTGACAACCTAGAAGATCTCTTTGCTGATGATGATTTAACCGACAACGTGGACGGCAGTAACATGGAGACAAGACAAGCGATGAAGGAGAGAAGGAAGAGTTCAAATCGCTCTTTCTCCAGTGACTTCTGGGACAGTGATGACTGGGGTGATGAGGATTCCATCATCAGAATAGCCACTCAAGTGGAAAAGGAAGCATTGACTCAGCGGATGCAGCAGAAGAATGGTAACATCAAATCCCCATTCTTGGATGCTGATATGATATCCCCTTCTCAGAATGGATTAACAGTTAATGTCCAAAGCAAGATGTGCCAAAATGTTAATCAAAGTGTCCTTAATAATGGGAACTTTCAAAGCAAAACCACTGGTCATGTACAGACAACTGAGAAACTGAATAATGGAAGTTCTGTGACCAGAGGTGCAACAGGTGTGTCAAAACCTTCACTGacaactctatcaaaagcacaGGTCCTTGTCTCTACAAACAATACATACCCACCAAGGGAATCACAGAAGCCATCTCAGAAACCAACAACCATGCCTTACAGGAAAGGCCAGATGCATACTTCCAGATCTCATACATCAACCTCTTACTCGAAGGCAGTACCTACTCTAACTAAACCAAATACATCAACTCATCATAGTGCAAAGTCTTTCAGCAATGTGAAGCCATTGGGTACAAAGAACAATGTACACACTAATGCCAATGTGAATATATCAACTGGATCAATACAGAAGGTCCCTGCCAAAGCATCTTTTCCTCCCCCAGTCTCAAGGACCGCTCCTCAGCATGCTGTTGGGCAAACAGTAACTGCTGTGGCACAGGCTGGTAATCGCTACACCACTTGCAATAAGTTGCCACAAGCTCCTGCAAGAGTTCCTCCAATGAGTGATGCCCTAAGTGCAGCTCCGGTCAAAGGTCAAACTTTCAATGACAGTCTGGATGATTTGTTTGCTGGTGACAACAGCCTGCCTGATGACATGCTTCTAGCTCTTCTAGATAACGATTCTGACTTTGAAGAATACTCCAAGAAAGCCCCATCAACCGTTCCTGTCGGGTCCAACAACAGTACTCAAAAGCAATTTCTAGGAAATTCTAGTGGAAACAGTGTAGCTGCTTCATGTAAACCCACAATGAGCAAGCCACAGATGCATTCAATGAGCACTAGAGCTCAGTATTCTTCAGGAGCatcctcaaaatcaaaaggcaCGAATTCTTACACAACTAACAAGTGCTATGCCAAAGGTCCTACACCGAAGAATTTACCACAAACATCCACAAATCAAGCTGTAGGAACAACACACTCAAGGTTGACCAGATCAACCGCTCAAAGTCCTGTAACTAGACAGTCCACTAATCACCAGACTGCAATAATGGAAATGAAGAATGTCAGTGTGGAACCTGCTGTACAGGGCGGAAGGAGTCTTTCTCAACCAGTCCCACCACCTGTGAAGGAAG GTGGCACAACAGTCCAAAGGTGCTGCAGTCAACAGGAGATAGAGCAGAAGAGACAGGCAGCTCTGGCCAAGCGCAAGAAAAGCAAGCTTCGGGTTAGTCCCATTACCTAA